DNA sequence from the Orcinus orca chromosome 2, mOrcOrc1.1, whole genome shotgun sequence genome:
CACATCATCACTGACTCTTGAGTAGGACATAACTTAAGGGCACAGTTGCCCACCTAGGTCCGAACACCTCAGGAGGATGGAGGGGTGGGCACAAACATTTCACAGCCAGGGGCGGTGGTGGAGGATCCCCCCACCCAATTTTCATGGGGAGCAGGCCCGGTGGTGACTGTGCGGTCACCTCGGCAAGGCGCTGCATGTGAGGCGGCAAGGAAAGCCAAGGGCCGTTCAGGCATGAGATAAATGTGTCCCCGCCAGGAAGCAGCTGGAGCCGGAGAGGCTAGGGACCACAGAGCTGTGCCAAAGTGGGTCAGCTCCGTCACCCACAGCTCAGCAAGAATTGTGCGgagtttttcctattattttgttttttctcgccttcctttcctcccttttccctttgcgTTCTCCTCCTCCAGACAGATTCAAGAAACTCCCCGACCAATTATGCCAACTTGCAGGATGAAAATCATGAATCACGCACGGTCAACTCGCTCCCCgccaccccttccccagctccACAGCCCTCCAGGAAGACAATAAATAACGTaatcaagaattaaaaaataatcagtggtCATAAATAATGCAGAATCCCAAGTTATGTAACCAGCTGCCCggggagctgggagggagggaaggaggtagCAGCTTGTCAAGGGAGTTGAAGGGGCCAgaggtgaagggggaggagataaaCAGGTTCTGGGGCTCCCGGGTCCTCAGTCCTGGGGCCTTAGGGAACACAGACGTGCTTTCTTTGGAGAGGGGTCTCACCCACGGCTGGAGGGCGGGCTAGGGCGGGCAGTGTTGGAGTGTCCAGGCCCATGGAACTTTCTCTCGAAAAAGAAGCCCCAAGTGGTTTTATTAAGCCCTCTGTCTCAACTCATCCACTCATTGAAAAGCTATATTTGTAAAGAATGTGCTAATCCCTGTGCCAAACTTGGGATGCAATGGTGGGCAAGACAGATCCTGTCCTGCCCTTCATGGGGCTTCCTGTCTAGTGAGGAGAGAGACATCAACAACCTTATAACATCTGCACACAAAACGGTAGCAGTGATAACTACTGGAAAATAAGGAGAGGTGCAGGGTACTTTCAGGGCCTTTCACAGGGAACCTGTCCTCAACTGggggtcagggaagacttccttaTGGAAGTGAGAGGGAACgagtgggaaagaaagaaggcattCCAGGTGCGGCCCAGAGGCACAAGTGAGCTCGGTGGAGTGAATTGGGCAGGTGAGGGGGCAGGCCTGGCAGGGAGGAGGCTGCTTGCTGGAGAGAACAGGGCCTGTGACCAGATTTGCTGTGGGGTTGTGTTTGGGAGGCTCAGGAGTTTGGGGAGCAGTGAAGTGCTGGAAGCAGAGAGGTGATGTGTTCCTGCAGGTTGATTAGGAAGTTCCCTGGGTGCAGCAGGAGCTGGACAGGAAGCGGCTGTCAGTGGGGAGACTGGATGGGTGCAGTGTTCGGGGCGGGGGGTGCAGCTGAGGCTGTGGCCAGGACAGAGGTTGTAGACACCCTTGGGACAGGGCCTGAGGCCCCCAGCAGGTTTTGCCACAGCCCTTAGCCCTGCCCTTCCTCTCTAGTGCTCACTCTTGCTCCCTGTAGAGCAGGTGATTCCCATCCTTGACCCCTGACTTCCAGTCTCAGCTCAGCCCCTTCTAGTCCCCGTCAGCAAGCACAATGGGAAGAGTGGTCTCAGCAGTGTCTCCAGTCCCTCCTGGCTTCAAGGTTCTATGGTTCTGTGATTTCTGTggttccattctctctctccccgtctctttccttttgtgtatataaTTATTTCCCTGCACTCCAAGACAATCCCAAATTACATGTAGGCAAAATGATTATTAAATCTCAGAGAGAAATCATAGATTTCAAGACAGCCAAAGCAGAGAGGTAGGTAGCCTGGGGCCTACCCTATTCCTGCCCTCCTAACCGGCCCCATGAAATGAGGCACCAGGGACGGGCAGCAGGGTTTGTGGACTGACCCGGGCCCTGCATACAATCTGGGTCCCCAGGCCCGGATGCAGAGCCCAGATTCTTAAGTGCTTGGCTGTGCAGACTCTGCAGTTTAAAGCACATTCCTAGCTGTTGAATCCCCAACGTTTGGCAAGTAGAGGTGTGTCCTCCtattttacaggggaggaaatgAGACATGGAGAGGGAAATCACCTGCCTCTCAagtctcttagccaagatggggCAGACTTGGGACTTGAGTCCagacctccctcccttccttccctccactctCCCAGGATTGAAACAGAGAGGGGCATTCTaatggagaaggggaagggcCTGAACGTGAAGGCCTCCTGAGCAGGTGGCCGGCAAGGGCTTCTTGGGCGGGAAGAGTGTCCAGGCCTGAGGCTCTAGGGCTCCTGCCCCGTGGACCCTGCATCTTCCTCACAGGGGATTAGGAGCCCAGCTTCGGGGCCTGGCCTGGCTACAGGCAACCCTGTGAGTTCACAGCCGAGTCATGTAACTCCAGATTCCTACCATCATCCTCCCACCCTCAGACAGCAGCAGACTCTCGGCAGCGGAGTCTAATTAGAGCGTGTGGTTGTCCCAGGGGCACAGGGCCTCTCCCCAGGGTGGCCATGCCCTGGGGAGCTATTTTTCACCAGCTTAAATCCCCAGTCCCCTAGGCCAGTGGTCCTCAAAGTCTGTTCCTGGTACCaacagcggcagcagcagcatcacctggaagcttgttagacATGCACCTCTTGAGCCCCACTGGGACCTACTGAATCGGAAACTCTGGGGAGTTGATGCGCACCCGGGTTTGAGAGCCCCTACTCTAGGCCAGGGCTCCCACCAGCTCTCAGGTGGGGCTTGGGTTAAGCAAGGGTTTAAGGGGGATGCGAGCTTCTCTGAAGTGGGGGAGTCATTCTAGGGTGGGGGACTGGGGTGGTCAGACCGGAGGGTAGAGCCCTATCCCCATTGCCTGTCCAAGCCCAGAAATCGTGGCAGCACCTCAGCCGTGTGCGGTGTTGCAGGGCCGGCAGAGGCGGGAATCTCAGGTCCCCCGTGACTGGTGCCTCTGGTCCATCATCCCTAAATTCAGGAGATGATGATCTCGTGGGTGGaaagcctgacacacagtaggtgctcagagaTGGGAGATGATATCACTTTTATCACCAGAGCCCCCACAAAGCCCTTTTACTGCCTTCTCATTGTTCCTCAGGAAGCTCTGGTGAGGTTGGCAGGCCTGAGATTATCATACCCACTTGGTGGTGAGTGAAATTGAAGTCCAGAGAGGTTATGTGAGTTACTCAAAGACACAGAACATTTGATGTCTAAGCCGAATCAGGAGCCCAGGTGTCTTGACTCCCCCAGCTCTTCCATAGGCCTCAGCTGAGTGttccttccatccctggtcgggggctGTGGGAAGTGGGCATCCCTAGGCATTGACACCCCAAAACAGTTTCTCAAGTCACTCCTCTAAATACAAGAGTCCTAGAATCTCAGAGATGGAAGGAAGTTTGGAGATAAACTAGTCACCCAACTGCCCATTTACAGATTGAGAAACTGAGACCTAGAGAGGGAAAAGGACCGACCAGGTTGCCAGCGTCAGAGCTCCCAACTCCTGACGCAGTAGACGTCTCACCGAGCCAGACTCCTCCTGACCCATCATCTTTGCCCTTGCTTTCCACTTGCACTTTGAGGCACTCACCACCCGGACTCCTTGCTGAACACCTAGCACATCCCCGGACAGCAGTCATCTTCAGTAAACGTTTGTTGAATTAGGGACTTCATTAGTTAATGAATTAACTGACCTCTCTGACTCCAGGGAAAGAGCAGTGGAGAGGGCTGGGAGCTAGCTCCTGGGCCTGATGACTCACTGCCTATGTCTTTGTCTCTGGGTCTCTTGGTCCCTCCgctttgcttttgttgttgttgtactgGTTTGGATTTTGgcctgaatctcctctcctccccttgctCTGTCCTCTCCTATGTCTGACTGggtctctctttctgcctcacTGTCTTCATTGCTGATGTCTGTGCTGACAGTGGCCTAGGCAAGGGTTGTCCTGAGGCAGGGCCTCCTGCATGAAACGGGGCTTCAACTCGTGCGGGGCAGGTGGGTGCAGTGACCTCTGTAGCCCCTGCGGGCACTTAACCAGCAGTTCTGGGCCCAGGATGGATGGTTTTCTTATCGCTTACCAAATAATGCTTGCTTTATCCCTTCCCCATCAAACCAGGACTGATCTTCACTCATcaagaggcagggaaggggaggatggaggaggcTCCAGGGCTATGTAGGGATGGGGTGGTAGAGACCCATGGGGGGCGCTCGCTGACCCACTGCAGGGGCTGGTCCAGGATGCTTCAGAAAGCCTGGGCAGAGCCTTCTTTGCAGTTACCATGTATCATTTCCTCTCCAAGGGTGGGTGGGCTGCTCATCCTACCACTGAGTGGCCTTGCTGGCGTCTCTCAGCTCTTTTTAAATGGCCCCCTGTCAACCAAAGGAAGATCAAGCTCTGAGCACCAGGGCTGCCCCCAGAAGAGCAGCTGGCTTTGGGGCAGAGGGACGTGTGAATGGACGGGGTGCAGGGCTGGAAGGCATCCCCCTTCCCCCAAAGGCACTGAGGAGTGGAACCAGGGGAATGGCCGGAACCAGCTCTGTTCACCCTGTCCAGTTTGGGCCCTCAACAGGGCAAACAAAGCGGTGACCTCAAGTCCAGTCGTGTCCCGTAGGGTCATCAGCCAGGGGGTGTAGTAGGGTGGGACGGGGCACACTCACACCTAGGTGGTGCTGGCCGCTGCCTGGCCCCTCTCACTcgctcctctccccttccccggCCAGGTGGTGAGCCAGATCGATAAGCTAACCTCGGACTTTGACTTCGAACTGGAGCCGGATGACTGGACCACAGCCACCGTGAGCAGCACCTCCAGCAGCGACAAGGTGGGCGTGGGCGGCCCCTTTGACCTGGGCCACCTGGACTTTATGACAGCTGACATCCTCTCGGATAGCTGGGAGTTCTGCTCCTTCCTGGACATCTCCACCCCCTCAGACTCCGTGGACGGCCCCGAGTCGACCCGGCCAGGGGCTGGCCCTGACTACCGGCTCATGAATGGCAGCGTGCCCATCCCCAACGGGCCCCGGGTGGAGACCCCGGACTCCTCCAGCGAGGAGGCCTTCAGCGCTGGCCCTGTGAAGGGCCAGCTGCCCCAGCGGACCCCGGGCACACGGGAGAGGGTGCGATTCAGCGACAAAGTGCTCTACCATGCTCTATGCTGTGACGACGAGGAGGGGGACGGCGAGGAGGAGGTGGGCCTGTCCCCGGAACCTCCCCACACAGAGGCCCACGCGGGCCCCCTCAAGCCCTCCCCGGCTCCCTACAAGCCGAGGCGCTCTCCACTGACTGGCCACCGCTCAGACCCCACCTTGGCCCCCGAGCAGACCCGAAGGGTCACAAGAAACAGCAGCACCCAAACGGTGTCAGACAAGAGCACTCAGACGGTGCTGCCCTACATGGCCACCAGACAGAAAGCCAAGGGGAAAAACTAGGGGCCGGGGAGGGAGCCGGGGGGCGGTGGGCACATagagctataaatatatatatatttaaacaaacgcagtcataataaaattttaaaatgctaaggATCCGGCCCCACAGGCCCCAAAGCTTTCACAGAGCTCATCTTAGACACAGAGATGCCTACTCACCTCTTAGGTCTCAGGAAGTGTGGCCAGAactaccctccctcccttctcatgGCAGGGCTCCTGAAGAGGGTGTCCAAAAGTGTGTAGGTGAGGTGGGGAAGGTCTTACCTGGGACTCGTCTTGCAGACCCCAGAGCACGGGGGTGGAGTCCGGCCGCCGGCCTGGGCCCTGTCCTGAAGGGGATTCGTGAGTAGGAGGCAGGCTCCCAAGCAGCAGTGTCCAAGCCCAGGGCTAACGGTGGGTGTAATTCGCAGGACCGAGGGCCTGGGGGTGGCGTCACTCCAGCTGGGCCCAGGATCACTCACACCCCCGTGCCTTTTACTCTGAGGCTGACTTTTGCCTCTGCTTCCCCAAGGCAAACTTACCTGGATATATACAATCCCACCCTTCTCCCGTCTCAGGGTTGCCCAGCACACAGAGAAGGAACAAGCTCTTCCCATGTGCGGGCCTCCATGCTGGGAAACTGGGCTTCCACAGACCCTGGAGGGCCAGGCTGAACTGGGCCGAGATTTGTTTGGAGAGCCTAGACCACTCCTGATCCTTTCAGCTCCCATGCTCAGCCTTGACCTGTAGGGATCAAAGACTCAGGGCAGAATCTCAGTCAGCCCCTGCTTGGCCCTGAGCAGACCTGAGGTCCACATGAGAAAGCAGGCAGCCACTGCCGTGGGGCTGTGAATCAGAGCCCTAGACAGGCTCCCGGCCCCCTTCACCAGGCAGGCAGCCCTGGAGAGGAGTCTAGTGGCCCTACTCTGTCCCTGCTTCTCCACACTGGGACCCTGAGCCCAGCTTAGCAGGTCTTGAATGACACCAACAGAGACAAGATGGGAGCCTAGAGGTAACAACAGGGCTTCATCTGGGCCGTGGCCTACACAGGGACAGCGTCTGAGTATTCTTGGGATAATAACCACAGTCATTGCTCACATTCATTGAGTAGGTCCCTATGCGACTACTATGCCGAGGTCGTTTTacagcattatctcatttaatcttcacaataacccaaCAAGATAGGAACTATCACTATCCCTATTTTTCACatgagaagactgaggttcagagaggttaagtaactggcccaaagtcacagagcctgTGCCACTCTGCCCACCATGAGCATGTGGTTTCCAGGTTATACCTGGCTCTGCTCTCTAGcagcagtgtgaccttgagcGAATCcatttgcctctctgagcctatCTACCTCGTCTGTAAAATAGGTCTGGTAGTCTTCGCCTACCTCACTGGGGGCTATGGGGCTTTGACAAAGTGGGGAATGTGAAAGCAGTTGGTAAGCACCAAGGCACTGGACGTGCACTGTGGTCAGTGCAACCCAACCCAGATTCCAGTGTTTTCCAGGTGGGGAGTCCTGAGTGGAGTGGGCAAAGAAGCCACTCCCGTCGAATGGGAGCTGTCCCTGGGTCACTGCTTCACTTTGTCCCCCACAGCAGCTTGAGTTCCGGAGATCACGGCAGCTTGCTCCACTGCCCCTCGCTCAGATCAGGGAGGTAAGGACACCACTCCTTGGGGACCCCCCCTGCTGCACATGGGGGCCCAGGAGGGCCTGACCGGCAACCTGGCAGCACCTACTGCCCCTGCCTGAGGGGCCAGAGGAGGCGCTGTCCAGCCGCAGCAGTGCAGGAGCTAGAGATTGTGCAGGCCAGTCGAGCAGATGCTGGGGATGCTATCAGGATGAAATGGGCCAGGCCTAGGGTGCATGCTTTGCAGTGTTGGAATCTCCCCTCGGGCTAGGGATTAAAGTCAGAGCCCTAAAGATGTGAGCCAAGGTGCAGCCTCCAGGGTGGAAATCCAGGGGTGTGGTGGAGCGTGGCTAGctctccccagcccaggcctgagAGCCAGGGGTCTGAGCTCCTCTATCAGCCCCAGGAAGTTCTCAGGCAGTTGGGGCTGATCAATGATGGGACCCTGGCTCACAGGATGAATGCCAGGGGCCCAGGGCCAGCTGGGTTCTGCCCTACCTGACAGTGAGGAGGGAGCAATCCagggcagccccccaccccaccccaagtaTGGGCACACCTAGCTCTGAAGGAAGACATCCAGTTCTACCTCCAACCCTGGATTTTCTTTTCCAACGGCAAGATTGGTTTTAGCCTTACCGTCTTTCATCTTTACCACAGGGGAGAGAAACCTACAGAATAGTAtccatttcaccaaggaagaaaCAGACCCAGAGCCAGGGATCTCTGACAGAGCCCTGGGTAAGGCATCGTCCTTTCCTGGTAGCCCCCTCTCCAGCCCCCACTCTGGCTCTCTGTGATTGTGTGTGGTCGTGGCTAACATCCATCAGTTAGCCAGACCTGTTCCCTGCTCCACCACCTGACTACTTGCCCCAAATAGGGCAAAGGTGCGAGGGTGTCCTGGAAGACGGGAAAGTGGGTATTTGTTCTGAAGGCCCCCCAGATTACTGGTCTTCCTTCATAATTATGCCACATCCAGTCTAGGCCTCGCTGACAGTGGAGCCTGATCCCCGTGGCTTTCTTATGACTTGAAGTGCAGAGCGTGGCCACCTAGGGAAAGAACTAGGACAGTCAGAGTCGTTGAGCCACCGAACCTGCTGCTTCTGAGTAGTGAGCTTCCCATCCCTGAGCAGACGCTGCCATCCCTGAGACCTTCCCCTCCATCTTCCTGCTCCTCCAAGCACAGTCCCTCCCAGCTCTTCCCCACCTCCACGCCTTTGCTGGTTTCTGGGTTTCCTTACCCAGAATGTCCCATCAGATCTCCCTGTTTCCAAGAGGTCTTATTTCACTGACCACCTCCTGCGTGCTCAGGCTTGTGCTGGCCGGTGCTGCGGAGGAGACAGAGGGAGGTAAGCGCTTGTGACACAAGAGTGAGACAAGAGTCGTAGTAAGAGCTCACGTTCATCGAGCACGTGCTATGCACTGGGTGTTGCTCTAAACGTGTGCctcatctcatttattcctcacagcaaATATGAGATAAGCACTTTTATTTATGCCTGTTTtccagatgaggcaactgaggctctgagaagttaaataatttgcctaaggGCACAGGATGGGTCATGGCACCGGGATTCGACCTCGAAGTCAATGACTCAGCACTTGAACATCTGCTGCAGTCAAAATCAGTGGTGGAGTCAATGCTCTGGTctctgggggtgagggaggggcctggTGCTCTAAgagccaggtgggcctggggctgTTAGGAGCAGGAAACCTGTGAATGCCATTCAGTCTTTGGAGAGCTTGGCTGCTGTTAATCTGAATGTCACAGCCCTTGACACAGAGCCTGGAACCAAACGGATTAtgagttcaataaatgtttgttgaatgaatgaatgagccccATTTGCAGAGGGGATCCATTGTGCATTCATTCAATCAGCTTTTATTGCAGACTTCCTACATACCAGATCTCATTTTGCttgtcacacacatacacacaacgcTCTGTGAGGGTCTGGTCTGGTGTGGCAGGGGTTTGGGCAATGTCAAAACGGAAGGGTATGGGGTTTCAGTGCTGAGAAGCCCACAGGCCTTGGGTCCAGCCTGTGATCCCTGAGAAAGGAACTTGAAGCTTGAGGCGGGAGACCAGCTTAGTGAGGAGACAGCTCTGGGACATGTCCTTGTGGGGGCAGGGGTCCTCAGCCTGATGCCACTTGAATGGGGCGGGCACATTGCAGTGCCCCAATGTCTGAGAATAAGacactgtctccattttacaggcaagGGACAGATGATCTAGTCTACAGAAGTAGTCTGATGAAACCAAGGGGCAGAAAGAGGGGCAAACTATTCAGACGCCCCAGCACCATCCCCCGCCTTTAGAGACAAAGCGAGGCTCtgtcaagagaaggaaaaaagggcaGGGGAGGAAGCTGGGAATTCAAGGCAGGCCCAGCCTTCCATCTCTGCCCCTCCTGAGTTCCCTTTCTCTGTcccaacccctccctccccccacctaccTCCCATCCTCCAGCGGCGGCTAGTATAAGAAAACTGACATTTATCAACCACCTAGtacgtgctgggcactgtgctgcaTCTCTTAACTAACACTAAATGACAGATTTagttgtgcctggcacataataggttgctcaataattatttattaaataaacggATGAACCACGatccttattttacaggtgagggagcTGATGAACAAATAAGGAATTTGTTCAAAGTTGCCCAGTAGGAAATTGGTGGAGCTGGGGATTTACCGTTGCTGTTATTACTTACATTATATAAGAGCTACTATTTATGGAATGCCTATTATTTGATGCATTGGTCGCTTTACATAAATTATCTTACCTACTTTACAGGAACCCTGCACGTAACTGAGACTCTTgccgttttacaaatgagaaaactgagacccagagaggtgtaGTATCCTTCCCAAAACAGCCAGCCCCTAAATGCAGAAATAGGATCTGGATCTAGACTTCCCCATGCTTCCCACACTCCTAGCTTCAGGGTACCAGGAACCCCCGCAAGTAGAGAT
Encoded proteins:
- the INSYN1 gene encoding inhibitory synaptic factor 1, with protein sequence MNIRGTPDLGQPSDDPSSGGERERIRQRMKMVIGQLEDILRELKEVAKELREVVSQIDKLTSDFDFELEPDDWTTATVSSTSSSDKVGVGGPFDLGHLDFMTADILSDSWEFCSFLDISTPSDSVDGPESTRPGAGPDYRLMNGSVPIPNGPRVETPDSSSEEAFSAGPVKGQLPQRTPGTRERVRFSDKVLYHALCCDDEEGDGEEEVGLSPEPPHTEAHAGPLKPSPAPYKPRRSPLTGHRSDPTLAPEQTRRVTRNSSTQTVSDKSTQTVLPYMATRQKAKGKN